The DNA segment ACCATAACAAACTCCTAAAACCGGAAATTTAAGGTGGAATTTGGTTAAGTCTATCTGAGGAGCATCTTCCTGACGAACTGAATATGGACTTCCTGAAAAGATGACACCTTTCACATCAGATGAGATTTCAGGAATGTTGTTGAATGGATGAATTTCGCAATACACATTTAGTTCGCGTACCCTGCGGGCAATTAGCTGTGTGTATTGGGAACCAAAATCGAGAATAATGATTTTTTCTAGCATGGCCAAAGTTAAGAAAACTTAGCTGCTGCTACAAGACAGATTATCAATTAACCTCGATTTGATACTTATTCACTTCTACACCGAACCTGCGCAGAAAATCAACCCCTTCATCACTCGGTAATCCTTTGTATTCCGCATAAGAATCCATGTACAGCACTTTCTTTATTCCCGATGACAAGATCAGCCTTGCGCAGGCAATGCAAGGAGAAAGTGTGGTATATAAAGTCGATCCCTCGATCTTAGATCCGTTTTTTGAAGCGTATAATATGGCATTTTCTTCTGCATGCAAAGCTAAGGAACAGCTTCCTCTGGAATCTCTTTCGCAACCTGTCTCCGGCCATTCCTCATCACAATTGTGTGTTCCCGGCGGCGGTCCGTTATAACCAATGGAAATAATCCTGGTATCTTTTGTCAGCACCGCTCCTACCTGTGCCCTTACACAATGTGATCGTGCGGCCAGATCGGCGGCCAGGTGCATATAAATATGATCAAAACTTTTCTTACTCATTATCGATATAAATTAAAAAGCTTCTCATTAAATAAATGAGAAGCTTTTTCTGTTTTTTAATAGGATTAATGGCCTCCTGAAATCTTCTTATCGAAAGAGATGCCCTGAGCCCTAAGAATTCCACTCACTTTCCAGGCATAAAATACCAGGTATGCAAAACAAAGAATTCCGACAATATAACTATTTTGAATGCCAATAAATTCTGATACATAGCCCTGAACCCAGCTCATGATACCACCGCCCATGATCATCATGATCAGGAAGCTACTTCCCTGACTGGTATTTTTACCCAGTCCGCTCACCGCAAGGGTAAAGATACAAGGCCATAATGTGCTACAGAACAAACCTACACTGGTGATGGCGTAAACGCTGACCATGCCTGTTGTAAACATACCGATCAATAAAGCAATGATACCAATAGTAGCAAAGATCAGCAACATACGTGCAGGATTTCCTTTACTCAGCATATCAGCAGCAATTAACACAAGAATGATCCAGCCATATACATAAAAAGGAGCTAAATCATGTTTTGCAATCGCATTAACGCCTAAGAAAATACCAAAAGCTAAATAAGGGGCCACAAATCTCAGGATCTTCTGAACCTGTACATTATCAGTAAATGCTTCTACCGCACCTGTCCAGCGACCAATCATCATACTCGCCCAGTATAGAGAAATGTATGGGGCTACATCTTTCAAGGCAAAACCCAATTCTTTTTCCATATAAGCAGGCAGGTTACTTGCTGTAGACACCTCAACACCTACATAAACAAAGATGGCAATCATACCCAACACCAACTGAGGGTATTTAAGTGCAGAACTTCTGGACGCTCCGGCATCATCCGCCGACTCTTCTACCAAAGCTGGTCTGTCCGGAAGTGGGGATAATTTTAAGAAGATCGCCACTGCGAGGAAGGCTACACCCAGGATCAGATAAGGTATTTTAACACTTTCAATGCTGATGTCGCTGCTGCCTGCAGATCCAAAAATTGCAAAACTTACAATTAGCGGTCCGATGGTCGTTCCAAAGTTATTGATCCCACCAGCAAGCGTTAAACGCTGAGATCCTGTTTTAATAGGACCTAAGGCAATGGCCAGGGGATTTGCTACCGTTTGCTGTAAGGAAAATCCCAATGCAACAATAAACAAACCAGACAGCATTAATGGAAATGAACCATAATTTGCCGCGGGATAAAACAATAAGGTTCCAACTGCAGAAATACATAAGCCCAATGCAAGACCATTTTTGTATCCGATTTTATTGACAAGATCTTTTTTGATTAAAATAGAGACGCCCATATAGATCAATGACCCCACGGTATAAGCGATATAAAAAGCTAAGGATACCCATTGACTTTGACTTTGTGTTAAATGGAAAGCTTTTTGAAATACTGGAATCAGGATATCATTACTCGCCGCTACAAAGCCCCAAAAAAAGAACACGGTAACTAAAGGAATGAACTGTCCCCACTTTGTTTGAGAATTTTCTGCAATCATATTTATAATTGGTTTATACTGGGGTTAAACATAAATAAAAAAAACTGCTTTGTAAAGTGTATAATTTACACAATGATGTTCCGTCATTTCCAAATTGGTATGGTCATCGCAGACACAAATTTGAGAATCAGCGATAAACAAAATTAAAGCTGGCCTTGTAATTGAAGTCACCTGTAAAATAAACTAATTATAATAGGGTCAATTTTATTCATAAAATTGCATATTAGCGTAATTTTATATGTTTAGGTGAATGTTTGAAGCAATATTACAAGGAATAGGTGCAGGTATTTTATTCTCCTTTTTAACGGGACCTGTTTTCTTTTCCATGATAAAAACCAGCATTGAGAAAGGTTTTAAAGCGGGATTTTCGCTTGCTGTGGGGGTGATTTTTAGTGACATCATATTTATTACGCTCACCATCTTCAGTGCGCAGTTTGTAGATTATAAATCGGAGTATTTTCAATATATAGGCATCGTTGGAGGTCTTTTCTTATTTGGGATAGGGGTGTACTACCTTTTCAATAAAGTAAAAGTGAGTTACGATATCTCTGAGATCGCCAAAGTCAGAAAACGCGGTTATATTCTAAAAGGTTTTTTAATGTGCCTCTTATCTCCTACTACCCTTATGTTTTGGGTAATGGTTGGAGGGATCATATCCGTACAGCTTCATTATACGATGGCAGAAAAGATTGTATTCTTTATTATTGCCATGGCCACCCAGCTTTCTGTAGATGGGATAAAGACTTATTATGCGGCCAAGTTAAGGTATAGAATCAAAGAGAAGAC comes from the Pedobacter sp. FW305-3-2-15-E-R2A2 genome and includes:
- a CDS encoding dCMP deaminase family protein; amino-acid sequence: MSKKSFDHIYMHLAADLAARSHCVRAQVGAVLTKDTRIISIGYNGPPPGTHNCDEEWPETGCERDSRGSCSLALHAEENAILYASKNGSKIEGSTLYTTLSPCIACARLILSSGIKKVLYMDSYAEYKGLPSDEGVDFLRRFGVEVNKYQIEVN
- a CDS encoding LysE family transporter, coding for MFEAILQGIGAGILFSFLTGPVFFSMIKTSIEKGFKAGFSLAVGVIFSDIIFITLTIFSAQFVDYKSEYFQYIGIVGGLFLFGIGVYYLFNKVKVSYDISEIAKVRKRGYILKGFLMCLLSPTTLMFWVMVGGIISVQLHYTMAEKIVFFIIAMATQLSVDGIKTYYAAKLRYRIKEKTIQNLNRIAGAVIIIFAIRLFVEVILKHYK
- a CDS encoding MFS transporter, whose translation is MIAENSQTKWGQFIPLVTVFFFWGFVAASNDILIPVFQKAFHLTQSQSQWVSLAFYIAYTVGSLIYMGVSILIKKDLVNKIGYKNGLALGLCISAVGTLLFYPAANYGSFPLMLSGLFIVALGFSLQQTVANPLAIALGPIKTGSQRLTLAGGINNFGTTIGPLIVSFAIFGSAGSSDISIESVKIPYLILGVAFLAVAIFLKLSPLPDRPALVEESADDAGASRSSALKYPQLVLGMIAIFVYVGVEVSTASNLPAYMEKELGFALKDVAPYISLYWASMMIGRWTGAVEAFTDNVQVQKILRFVAPYLAFGIFLGVNAIAKHDLAPFYVYGWIILVLIAADMLSKGNPARMLLIFATIGIIALLIGMFTTGMVSVYAITSVGLFCSTLWPCIFTLAVSGLGKNTSQGSSFLIMMIMGGGIMSWVQGYVSEFIGIQNSYIVGILCFAYLVFYAWKVSGILRAQGISFDKKISGGH